One segment of Octopus sinensis linkage group LG27, ASM634580v1, whole genome shotgun sequence DNA contains the following:
- the LOC115225087 gene encoding ankyrin repeat and SOCS box protein 2-like translates to MDVNKIINNILDGDFEDVKQLIKENPETVNQINSHSKTFLMAACAQGSTSLIAFLIESGANIDMSDKGKNTALHYAVKSHRTDVVAFLVSSGANVNKHNSWGDTPLHLAVEKNYEDVVKVLLNSKENNNLQVNLRNILGCIALHVACLFGHIKVVELLLQQNGTDVNAVQEDGWTALHVACHFGHRKVVELLLQQNGIDANKVNLKGDTPLHQAVRKLYL, encoded by the exons ATGGATGTAAATAAGATTATAAACAACATTCTGGATGGGGACTTTGAAGATGTCAAACAACTTATCAAAGAAAATCCTGAAACG gTCAACCAAATAAACTCACACAGTAAAACTTTCTTAATGGCAGCTTGTGCACAGGGCAGCACAAGTCTAATAGCCTTCTTGATAGAATCTGGAGCCAATATAGACATGAGTGACAAAGGCAAGAATACAGCATTGCATTATGCTGTGAAAAG ccACCGAACTGATGTTGTCGCCTTCTTAGTCTCCAGTGGAGCAAATGTTAATAAGCATAACTCATGGGGCGACACACCTCTACATCTGGCTGTGGAGAAGAACTATGAAGATGTAGTCAAAGTCCTGTTAAAtagcaaagaaaataacaatttacag GTTAATCTGCGAAATATTTTGGGTTGCATAGCTCTCCATGTTGCCTGTCTCTTTGGACACATAAAGGTTGTTGAACTTCTCCTGCAACAGAATGGCACGGATGTTAATGCTGTGCAGGAAGATGGTTGGACAGCTCTCCATGTTGCCTGTCACTTTGGACACAGAAAGGTTGTTGAACTTCTCCTGCAACAGAATGGCATCGATGCCAATAAGGTGAACCTCAAGGGTGACACTCCTCTACATCAGGCAGTTCGAAA attGTACTTATAA
- the LOC115225502 gene encoding E3 ubiquitin-protein ligase MIB2-like isoform X11 has protein sequence MLVQDSVKLDIENNRKRTPLLEAMYAAHLGIVHKLIIHGANMNAVDNDGNNCLHLSIIKKGMFHSEVERIYILDKCCAKLGLPIEKRLSGVGVAGYLAHQGANLYRKNNKNVAPLDLIGDADLKEKFKELFPPPQCMLCEVNKASMELQPCAHTVLCEDCSKIQLKTCIESKRRRVVCPKCKEKAVKTVVESVECPKCKEKVESFVCPKSEEKGVQTVAESVVCPKSEEKAVKTVAESVDSVMVEEIHLHRVSQKLAGKWMELGRELGIRQNDLEIIRHDYPQSVREQGFQMLFKWHQSTDPEKRTLRILKAALKETECYDALKCLSSEFN, from the exons ATGCTGGTCCAG GATTCAGTGAAACTGGATATTGAGAACAATCGTAAAAGAACACCCTTACTGGAAGCCATGTATGCAGCCCACCTCGGAATAGTCCATAAACTTATTATACATGGTGCGAACATGAATGCCGTCGACAATGATGGCAATAATTGTTTGCACCTTTCCATAATAAAGAAAGGGATGTTTCATTCTGAGGTGGAACGCATTTACATTTTAGATAAG TGCTGTGCTAAGCTTGGGTTGCCGATCGAAAAGAGGCTCTCTGGTGTAGGAGTCGCTGGCTATCTAGCCCACCAGGGGGCCAACTTGTACaggaaaaataataagaatgtaGCTCCATTGGACCTCATTGGGGATgcagatttgaaagaaaaatttaaagaattattcCCCCCACCACA ATGTATGCTTTGTGAAGTGAATAAAGCCAGCATGGAGTTACAACCCTGTGCACATACTGTTTTATGTGAAGATTGTAGCAAAATTCAACTTAAAACATGTATAGAAAGCAAAAGAAGGAGAGTTG TGTGTCCAAAGTGTAAAGAAAAAGCAGTCAAGACGGTTGTAGAATctgttg AATGTCCAAAGTGTAAAGAAAAAGTAGAATCttttg TGTGTCCAAAGTCTGAAGAAAAAGGAGTCCAGACGGTTGCAGAATCTGTTG TGTGTCCAAAGTCTGAAGAAAAAGCAGTCAAGACGGTTGCAGAATctgttg attctgTAATGGTAGAGGAGATTCATCTTcatagggtgtcccaaaagttgGCAGGTAAATGGATGGAACTTG GAAGGGAATTAGGAATTCGACAAAATGACCTGGAAATCATCAGGCATGACTATCCTCAAAGCGTTAGGGAACAAGGCTTCCAGATGCTGTTCAAATGGCATCAAAGTACTGATCCAGAGAAACGTACACTTCGAATATTAAAAGCAGCTCTTAAGGAAACTGAATGTTATGATGCACTCAAATGTTTATCATCAGAATTCAATTGA
- the LOC115225502 gene encoding E3 ubiquitin-protein ligase MIB2-like isoform X14, with protein MVRQDKDSVKLDIENNRKRTPLLEAMYAAHLGIVHKLIIHGANMNAVDNDGNNCLHLSIIKKGMFHSEVERIYILDKCCAKLGLPIEKRLSGVGVAGYLAHQGANLYRKNNKNVAPLDLIGDADLKEKFKELFPPPQCMLCEVNKASMELQPCAHTVLCEDCSKIQLKTCIESKRRRVVCPKCKEKAVKTVVESVVCPKSEEKGVQTVAESVVCPKSEEKAVKTVAESVDSVMVEEIHLHRVSQKLAGKWMELGRELGIRQNDLEIIRHDYPQSVREQGFQMLFKWHQSTDPEKRTLRILKAALKETECYDALKCLSSEFN; from the exons ATGGTCAGACAAGACAAG GATTCAGTGAAACTGGATATTGAGAACAATCGTAAAAGAACACCCTTACTGGAAGCCATGTATGCAGCCCACCTCGGAATAGTCCATAAACTTATTATACATGGTGCGAACATGAATGCCGTCGACAATGATGGCAATAATTGTTTGCACCTTTCCATAATAAAGAAAGGGATGTTTCATTCTGAGGTGGAACGCATTTACATTTTAGATAAG TGCTGTGCTAAGCTTGGGTTGCCGATCGAAAAGAGGCTCTCTGGTGTAGGAGTCGCTGGCTATCTAGCCCACCAGGGGGCCAACTTGTACaggaaaaataataagaatgtaGCTCCATTGGACCTCATTGGGGATgcagatttgaaagaaaaatttaaagaattattcCCCCCACCACA ATGTATGCTTTGTGAAGTGAATAAAGCCAGCATGGAGTTACAACCCTGTGCACATACTGTTTTATGTGAAGATTGTAGCAAAATTCAACTTAAAACATGTATAGAAAGCAAAAGAAGGAGAGTTG TGTGTCCAAAGTGTAAAGAAAAAGCAGTCAAGACGGTTGTAGAATctgttg TGTGTCCAAAGTCTGAAGAAAAAGGAGTCCAGACGGTTGCAGAATCTGTTG TGTGTCCAAAGTCTGAAGAAAAAGCAGTCAAGACGGTTGCAGAATctgttg attctgTAATGGTAGAGGAGATTCATCTTcatagggtgtcccaaaagttgGCAGGTAAATGGATGGAACTTG GAAGGGAATTAGGAATTCGACAAAATGACCTGGAAATCATCAGGCATGACTATCCTCAAAGCGTTAGGGAACAAGGCTTCCAGATGCTGTTCAAATGGCATCAAAGTACTGATCCAGAGAAACGTACACTTCGAATATTAAAAGCAGCTCTTAAGGAAACTGAATGTTATGATGCACTCAAATGTTTATCATCAGAATTCAATTGA
- the LOC115225502 gene encoding E3 ubiquitin-protein ligase MIB2-like isoform X15 has translation MVRQDKDSVKLDIENNRKRTPLLEAMYAAHLGIVHKLIIHGANMNAVDNDGNNCLHLSIIKKGMFHSEVERIYILDKCCAKLGLPIEKRLSGVGVAGYLAHQGANLYRKNNKNVAPLDLIGDADLKEKFKELFPPPQCMLCEVNKASMELQPCAHTVLCEDCSKIQLKTCIESKRRRVVCPKCKEKAVKTVVESVECPKCKEKVESFVCPKSEEKAVKTVAESVDSVMVEEIHLHRVSQKLAGKWMELGRELGIRQNDLEIIRHDYPQSVREQGFQMLFKWHQSTDPEKRTLRILKAALKETECYDALKCLSSEFN, from the exons ATGGTCAGACAAGACAAG GATTCAGTGAAACTGGATATTGAGAACAATCGTAAAAGAACACCCTTACTGGAAGCCATGTATGCAGCCCACCTCGGAATAGTCCATAAACTTATTATACATGGTGCGAACATGAATGCCGTCGACAATGATGGCAATAATTGTTTGCACCTTTCCATAATAAAGAAAGGGATGTTTCATTCTGAGGTGGAACGCATTTACATTTTAGATAAG TGCTGTGCTAAGCTTGGGTTGCCGATCGAAAAGAGGCTCTCTGGTGTAGGAGTCGCTGGCTATCTAGCCCACCAGGGGGCCAACTTGTACaggaaaaataataagaatgtaGCTCCATTGGACCTCATTGGGGATgcagatttgaaagaaaaatttaaagaattattcCCCCCACCACA ATGTATGCTTTGTGAAGTGAATAAAGCCAGCATGGAGTTACAACCCTGTGCACATACTGTTTTATGTGAAGATTGTAGCAAAATTCAACTTAAAACATGTATAGAAAGCAAAAGAAGGAGAGTTG TGTGTCCAAAGTGTAAAGAAAAAGCAGTCAAGACGGTTGTAGAATctgttg AATGTCCAAAGTGTAAAGAAAAAGTAGAATCttttg TGTGTCCAAAGTCTGAAGAAAAAGCAGTCAAGACGGTTGCAGAATctgttg attctgTAATGGTAGAGGAGATTCATCTTcatagggtgtcccaaaagttgGCAGGTAAATGGATGGAACTTG GAAGGGAATTAGGAATTCGACAAAATGACCTGGAAATCATCAGGCATGACTATCCTCAAAGCGTTAGGGAACAAGGCTTCCAGATGCTGTTCAAATGGCATCAAAGTACTGATCCAGAGAAACGTACACTTCGAATATTAAAAGCAGCTCTTAAGGAAACTGAATGTTATGATGCACTCAAATGTTTATCATCAGAATTCAATTGA
- the LOC115225502 gene encoding E3 ubiquitin-protein ligase MIB2-like isoform X7 — protein MVRQDKDSVKLDIENNRKRTPLLEAMYAAHLGIVHKLIIHGANMNAVDNDGNNCLHLSIIKKGMFHSEVERIYILDKCCAKLGLPIEKRLSGVGVAGYLAHQGANLYRKNNKNVAPLDLIGDADLKEKFKELFPPPQCMLCEVNKASMELQPCAHTVLCEDCSKIQLKTCIESKRRRVVCPKCKEKAVKTVVESVECPKCKEKVESFVCPKSEEKGVQTVAESVVCPKSEEKAVKTVAESVDSVMVEEIHLHRVSQKLAGKWMELGRELGIRQNDLEIIRHDYPQSVREQGFQMLFKWHQSTDPEKRTLRILKAALKETECYDALKCLSSEFN, from the exons ATGGTCAGACAAGACAAG GATTCAGTGAAACTGGATATTGAGAACAATCGTAAAAGAACACCCTTACTGGAAGCCATGTATGCAGCCCACCTCGGAATAGTCCATAAACTTATTATACATGGTGCGAACATGAATGCCGTCGACAATGATGGCAATAATTGTTTGCACCTTTCCATAATAAAGAAAGGGATGTTTCATTCTGAGGTGGAACGCATTTACATTTTAGATAAG TGCTGTGCTAAGCTTGGGTTGCCGATCGAAAAGAGGCTCTCTGGTGTAGGAGTCGCTGGCTATCTAGCCCACCAGGGGGCCAACTTGTACaggaaaaataataagaatgtaGCTCCATTGGACCTCATTGGGGATgcagatttgaaagaaaaatttaaagaattattcCCCCCACCACA ATGTATGCTTTGTGAAGTGAATAAAGCCAGCATGGAGTTACAACCCTGTGCACATACTGTTTTATGTGAAGATTGTAGCAAAATTCAACTTAAAACATGTATAGAAAGCAAAAGAAGGAGAGTTG TGTGTCCAAAGTGTAAAGAAAAAGCAGTCAAGACGGTTGTAGAATctgttg AATGTCCAAAGTGTAAAGAAAAAGTAGAATCttttg TGTGTCCAAAGTCTGAAGAAAAAGGAGTCCAGACGGTTGCAGAATCTGTTG TGTGTCCAAAGTCTGAAGAAAAAGCAGTCAAGACGGTTGCAGAATctgttg attctgTAATGGTAGAGGAGATTCATCTTcatagggtgtcccaaaagttgGCAGGTAAATGGATGGAACTTG GAAGGGAATTAGGAATTCGACAAAATGACCTGGAAATCATCAGGCATGACTATCCTCAAAGCGTTAGGGAACAAGGCTTCCAGATGCTGTTCAAATGGCATCAAAGTACTGATCCAGAGAAACGTACACTTCGAATATTAAAAGCAGCTCTTAAGGAAACTGAATGTTATGATGCACTCAAATGTTTATCATCAGAATTCAATTGA
- the LOC115225502 gene encoding E3 ubiquitin-protein ligase MIB2-like isoform X12, protein MRDSVKLDIENNRKRTPLLEAMYAAHLGIVHKLIIHGANMNAVDNDGNNCLHLSIIKKGMFHSEVERIYILDKCCAKLGLPIEKRLSGVGVAGYLAHQGANLYRKNNKNVAPLDLIGDADLKEKFKELFPPPQCMLCEVNKASMELQPCAHTVLCEDCSKIQLKTCIESKRRRVVCPKCKEKAVKTVVESVECPKCKEKVESFVCPKSEEKGVQTVAESVVCPKSEEKAVKTVAESVDSVMVEEIHLHRVSQKLAGKWMELGRELGIRQNDLEIIRHDYPQSVREQGFQMLFKWHQSTDPEKRTLRILKAALKETECYDALKCLSSEFN, encoded by the exons ATGAGG GATTCAGTGAAACTGGATATTGAGAACAATCGTAAAAGAACACCCTTACTGGAAGCCATGTATGCAGCCCACCTCGGAATAGTCCATAAACTTATTATACATGGTGCGAACATGAATGCCGTCGACAATGATGGCAATAATTGTTTGCACCTTTCCATAATAAAGAAAGGGATGTTTCATTCTGAGGTGGAACGCATTTACATTTTAGATAAG TGCTGTGCTAAGCTTGGGTTGCCGATCGAAAAGAGGCTCTCTGGTGTAGGAGTCGCTGGCTATCTAGCCCACCAGGGGGCCAACTTGTACaggaaaaataataagaatgtaGCTCCATTGGACCTCATTGGGGATgcagatttgaaagaaaaatttaaagaattattcCCCCCACCACA ATGTATGCTTTGTGAAGTGAATAAAGCCAGCATGGAGTTACAACCCTGTGCACATACTGTTTTATGTGAAGATTGTAGCAAAATTCAACTTAAAACATGTATAGAAAGCAAAAGAAGGAGAGTTG TGTGTCCAAAGTGTAAAGAAAAAGCAGTCAAGACGGTTGTAGAATctgttg AATGTCCAAAGTGTAAAGAAAAAGTAGAATCttttg TGTGTCCAAAGTCTGAAGAAAAAGGAGTCCAGACGGTTGCAGAATCTGTTG TGTGTCCAAAGTCTGAAGAAAAAGCAGTCAAGACGGTTGCAGAATctgttg attctgTAATGGTAGAGGAGATTCATCTTcatagggtgtcccaaaagttgGCAGGTAAATGGATGGAACTTG GAAGGGAATTAGGAATTCGACAAAATGACCTGGAAATCATCAGGCATGACTATCCTCAAAGCGTTAGGGAACAAGGCTTCCAGATGCTGTTCAAATGGCATCAAAGTACTGATCCAGAGAAACGTACACTTCGAATATTAAAAGCAGCTCTTAAGGAAACTGAATGTTATGATGCACTCAAATGTTTATCATCAGAATTCAATTGA